The following is a genomic window from Marispirochaeta aestuarii.
GTAACCGTCAATTAAACCCCACCCCTGACAAGAAATCAGAGGGAAATATTCCAAGGGAGCAGTGTTTCCCAGTTATCAGAGACCTTCACCTGTGGAGCCTCTTCAAAAACCCTTCGCAGATAATCATTCGGGTTCACGCCATTGGCATTGGCCGTTTCAATGAGCGAGTACATGCCGCAGGAACTTTCCGCACCTTTGGGACTGCCTAAAAATAGCCAGTTCTTACGGCCAAGCACAAACGGTCGAATCGCCCGCTCAGCCGCATTATTATCCGGGGTGAGCCAGGGGGAACCCAGATACCGTACCAGGTTCTCCCATTCATTCAACGTGTAGTGAATTGCCTTGCCCAACAGTACCGAAGGAGGTACCTGCTGACCTCTATTCAAAAGCCAGGTCTTAAATGAGTGTAATACCGGTTCAACCTGGACCTTGCGGTTTTCCAGGAACTCCGCCTCGGAAAGTTTTTTATCTTCACGCAAACGGCTTTCGATAGTGTACAGCTGCTTGATGAACTTCATCCCTTCCTGGGCACTTCCGGACTTTTTTGAGACTTTTCCCGCTTCATGGAACTTTCTCCGCGCATGGGCCCAGCAGCCAACAAGAGTTACCGTATCGTTGCCTCTCAGCGCTGTTGTATACGCCTCATACCCGTCGACTTGGAGATATCCCGTGAAGCCTTTAAGAAGATCTTTAATATGTTCTGAACCACGGGTTTCCCGGTATGAATACAGGAACGCCGGTTTTTCAGGCGGTCCTCCGCGAGTCAGCCACATATAGGATTTTTGTGTATCCTTCCGCTCAGGTTCCCCCAGGACCTGGACCGGCGTTTCGTCCATATTGATGACCGGTCCTGAACGAATGTGCTCATGGATCAATCCTATTAGCGGCCGGATCTTCTCATAAGCCGCCTGTTGCCAGTTGCTCATGT
Proteins encoded in this region:
- the tnpC gene encoding IS66 family transposase; the protein is MDVAELPAEVQEYIRSVEEKAEQSVRSWETRYASLEEQYKLLLLQKFGRKSEKESDDTAQQVLFDSEPCASAEQAVEQATTVRSHSRKSPQGRKPIDESIPRENVIIDIPEDEKQCGCGHMMTRIGEETSEKLQVIPPKMWVERIVRPKYACKSCEGSGDEENPAVRIADVPASIIPKSIATPSLLSFIITNKFIDHLPYYRQEKRFERIGIHISRQNMSNWQQAAYEKIRPLIGLIHEHIRSGPVINMDETPVQVLGEPERKDTQKSYMWLTRGGPPEKPAFLYSYRETRGSEHIKDLLKGFTGYLQVDGYEAYTTALRGNDTVTLVGCWAHARRKFHEAGKVSKKSGSAQEGMKFIKQLYTIESRLREDKKLSEAEFLENRKVQVEPVLHSFKTWLLNRGQQVPPSVLLGKAIHYTLNEWENLVRYLGSPWLTPDNNAAERAIRPFVLGRKNWLFLGSPKGAESSCGMYSLIETANANGVNPNDYLRRVFEEAPQVKVSDNWETLLPWNISL